Part of the Bradyrhizobium sp. AZCC 1721 genome, TCAGCTTCTTGGCGAGCGCCTCGTCGTTGCAGAGAATCAGGCCGCCGCGCGGGCCGCGCAGCGATTTGTGCGTCGTCGTCGTGGTGACGTGGGCGTGCGGCACTGGCGAGGCATGGACGCCGCCGGCAACGAGGCCGGCGAAATGCGCCATGTCGACCAGGAGGTAGGCGCCGACGCTATCGGCGATCTCGCGGAAGCGCTTGAAGTCCCAGGCGCGCGAATAGGCCGATCCGCCGGCGATGATCAGCTTCGGCTTCACCTGCTCGGCTTGCTTCGCCACCTCGTCCATGTCGATGATCTGGTCTTCACGCCGCACCGTGTAGTGCGCGGCCTTGAACCACTTGCCGGACATGTTGACCGGCGAGCCGTGGGTGAGATGGCCACCGGCCGCGAGGTCGAGGCCCATAAAGGTGTCGCCGGGCTGCAGCAGCGCCAGAAACGCCGCCTGGTTCATCTGGCTGCCGGAGTTCGGCTGCACGTTGGCAAACTGCGCACCGAACAGCTTTTTGGCGCGCTCGATCGCCAAGGTCTCGGCGACGTCGACCCATTCGCAGCCGCCATAGTAACGCGCGCCCGGATAACCTTCCGCGTATTTGTTGGTCATCACCGAACCCTGCGCTTCCAGCACGGCCCGGCTGACGATGTTTTCCGAGGCGATCAGCTCGATCTCATGCCGCTGGCGGCCGAGTTCGCCCTTGATCGCGGCAGCGATTTCCGGGTCGGCCTCGGCGAGCGTGGCCGTGAAGAACGAGTCGGGCGCGGAGGCGGTCTTGGCGCTGGTGGGCGAGGAGGTCATTGGGCGAAATATCTCCACCGCCGCAGGCCCTTAGGGGCGAAGCGGGCGGGTCTGGTGTGGCGGTCGAAAGAAGCGCCTGGGAGATACCACATCGGCCGGAATTGGCCAAGCACTTGCGGTACAGGGCTGGTATTTATGCAAGATATGGTGGGAATGAAGCCCCATCTGTCGTCGCCCCGGCCTTGAGCCGGGGCCCATAACCACCGGCGGTACCTGGAACAATAGGTGTCTGCCAGGGTGTCCCTTCCCGGGGCCCCGGCGTATGGGTCCCTGCGGTTCGCAGGGACGACATCGGGGCTACTACGTAAACCGGTATGGCCCGCCCTTGGCGACCGAGCGCTGGAACGCCGGACGGGCGTGCATGCGCTCCAGCCAGGCGGCCAGGTTCCGATATGGCCCGAGCTTGTCGAACACTTTTGCCAGCTCGCCGACAAAACTCATCTGGATGTCGGCGCCGGTCAGCGACGCCCCGACGAAGAACTCTCGCCCGTTCAGCGCGCGGTCGACATAGCCGAGGTGGTTCGCCAGTTCGCCGTCGATGCGCGGATGC contains:
- the glyA gene encoding serine hydroxymethyltransferase, producing the protein MTSSPTSAKTASAPDSFFTATLAEADPEIAAAIKGELGRQRHEIELIASENIVSRAVLEAQGSVMTNKYAEGYPGARYYGGCEWVDVAETLAIERAKKLFGAQFANVQPNSGSQMNQAAFLALLQPGDTFMGLDLAAGGHLTHGSPVNMSGKWFKAAHYTVRREDQIIDMDEVAKQAEQVKPKLIIAGGSAYSRAWDFKRFREIADSVGAYLLVDMAHFAGLVAGGVHASPVPHAHVTTTTTHKSLRGPRGGLILCNDEALAKKLNSAIFPGLQGGPLMHVIAAKAVAFAEALRPDFKVYAKNVVENAKALAETLRGHGLDIVSGGTDNHLMLVDLRPKGLKGNVSEKALVRAAITCNKNGIPFDPEKPFVTSGLRLGTPAATTRGFGVAEFKQVGGMIAEVLNALAQSEDGKAPLVEAAIKERVKALTDRFPIYQ